In Psychrobacter immobilis, a single genomic region encodes these proteins:
- a CDS encoding NAD-dependent epimerase/dehydratase family protein encodes MSTQNLLIIGQGDIGLPVSNQLAQDGLNVTGLARGERHHYSLDDHAEFMQADALTLTAEQLQDFTAIAIIVTPDDYSTSGYHNSYLAISQHLATLADKLTNLSRIVFISSTGVYGQDNGEWIDDNTVPVMPEREASQVILQAEQVLQQGFGDKAIVIRPSGIYGRARLMRLRKAREPQKEAVAAAHWSNRIMDRDLVVIIANVLTIDAPKPLYIATDYAPVTTFELGVWLSQQINETPPALDGKKIAVTGKRLHSNIPLAWLAYPDWQVGYRDILRHQEQYQEQH; translated from the coding sequence ATGAGTACGCAAAATTTATTGATTATCGGTCAAGGTGATATTGGTTTGCCAGTCAGCAACCAGCTGGCACAGGACGGCTTGAATGTCACAGGTTTGGCTCGTGGTGAGCGCCATCATTACTCTTTGGATGATCACGCTGAATTTATGCAAGCCGATGCATTGACTCTGACGGCTGAGCAGCTGCAAGATTTTACAGCGATAGCAATTATCGTTACCCCCGATGATTATTCGACCAGTGGCTATCATAATAGCTACTTAGCAATTAGCCAGCATTTGGCAACGCTTGCGGACAAACTCACCAACCTTTCACGCATTGTTTTTATTTCATCAACGGGTGTTTATGGGCAAGATAATGGCGAATGGATTGATGACAATACTGTACCTGTGATGCCAGAGCGTGAAGCATCGCAAGTGATATTGCAAGCAGAACAAGTCTTGCAACAAGGCTTTGGTGATAAAGCCATTGTCATTCGTCCAAGCGGTATTTATGGACGCGCGCGTCTCATGCGTCTGCGCAAAGCCCGCGAACCACAAAAAGAAGCAGTGGCAGCCGCGCATTGGAGCAATCGGATTATGGATCGCGATTTGGTCGTTATCATCGCTAACGTACTGACTATCGATGCGCCCAAGCCCCTCTATATTGCTACTGATTATGCGCCAGTCACGACTTTTGAGTTGGGCGTCTGGTTAAGTCAGCAGATAAATGAAACGCCTCCTGCTCTTGACGGTAAAAAAATAGCGGTTACGGGAAAACGCTTGCACAGTAATATTCCATTAGCTTGGTTGGCATATCCTGATTGGCAAGTCGGTTACCGTGATATTTTGCGTCATCAAGAACAATATCAAGAACAACATTAA
- the gshB gene encoding glutathione synthase, with translation MSQENQKKSLNILVIMDPIEQVNYKKDTTLAMMWSAQDRGHSLGYCQIHDLWLDRGQLMVDTQSVTVKRDPEDFYTLGDKATAPISDYDVVLMRKDPPFDMRFIYATYMLDHAKAAGVLVVNDPQAIRDCNEKLFATWFSDYMSPTIVTSKQAHIRKFIAEQQDVIVKPLDGMGGTGIFRLTADSPNIGVTLEILTELETLPIMAQRYLPEIKEGDKRVLIVDGEVVDYSLARIPTKGETRGNLAAGGSGVAMPLTDVERQVAEVVAPIVKEKGLMFVGLDLIGGRITEINVTSPTCVREIDDQCGTDIATDFIIAIENKLAVCATL, from the coding sequence ATGAGCCAAGAAAATCAAAAAAAATCGTTAAACATACTCGTTATTATGGATCCTATCGAGCAGGTTAATTATAAAAAAGACACGACCCTTGCGATGATGTGGTCGGCACAAGACCGTGGGCACAGCCTTGGCTATTGTCAGATTCATGACTTGTGGTTGGATCGTGGGCAACTGATGGTTGATACGCAGTCAGTGACCGTCAAGCGTGATCCTGAAGATTTTTATACACTAGGGGATAAAGCGACAGCGCCAATCAGCGACTATGACGTGGTGTTGATGCGTAAAGATCCGCCGTTTGACATGCGTTTTATTTATGCCACTTATATGCTTGATCATGCCAAAGCTGCTGGTGTGCTAGTGGTCAATGACCCACAAGCGATACGTGATTGTAATGAAAAGCTATTTGCCACGTGGTTTAGCGATTATATGAGCCCAACGATTGTGACCAGTAAACAGGCGCATATTCGCAAGTTTATCGCTGAGCAGCAAGACGTCATTGTTAAGCCATTAGATGGTATGGGCGGTACGGGGATTTTCCGTTTGACCGCAGATAGTCCAAATATCGGCGTCACGCTTGAGATTTTAACTGAGCTTGAAACCTTGCCGATTATGGCACAGCGTTATTTACCAGAGATCAAAGAAGGCGATAAGCGCGTGTTGATCGTTGATGGTGAAGTGGTCGATTATAGCTTGGCGCGTATTCCCACCAAAGGCGAGACCCGTGGTAATCTTGCTGCGGGTGGTAGCGGTGTTGCGATGCCGCTCACCGATGTCGAACGTCAAGTGGCAGAAGTCGTGGCACCTATTGTTAAAGAAAAAGGTCTCATGTTCGTCGGGCTCGACTTAATCGGCGGTCGTATTACCGAGATTAATGTCACCAGCCCAACGTGTGTACGTGAGATTGATGATCAATGCGGTACAGATATTGCAACGGACTTTATCATTGCCATTGAGAATAAATTAGCAGTTTGCGCAACGCTGTAA
- the murJ gene encoding murein biosynthesis integral membrane protein MurJ — translation MAKSRLFRSTMVVSSMTMLSRILGLVRDVVLLGVFGAGGLMDAFLVAFKIPNFLRRLFAEGAFSQAFVPVLSEYKEKYSLQQVQILVSRTSGALLLILSMLTVVVILMAPWVVTLFAPGFADQPGKFAITAELLRLTFPYLLFISMTAFASGILQSYGRFAAPAFAPVLLNLCMIGGALIFAPMFDVPIMALGYAVAIAGLLQFLLQLPQLWQQKLLVAPKVDFQHEGVRRILKLMLPAIFGVSVTQINLLLNTIFASLMIGGSVSWLYAAERMSELPLGLIGVAIGTVILPSLSKSEAQKDDVSFKKTIDWAARLIILVGVPASAALFILADVLMQALFLRGEFTLRDAQMSSLALRSMAGGILGFMLIKIFAPAFFARQDTRTPVKIGIISVFANMIFSVIFIGIFYFLEIPLHGGLALATTGAAFVNAGLLYYFLHKRDIFRFGSHWKKLFTQFAIATSAMIGVLYVMLPYFPSDDAQWRRIAALLIMCAVGALVYGVVLLATGFRPRQLKHG, via the coding sequence ATGGCAAAAAGTCGGTTATTTCGTTCAACCATGGTGGTCAGTAGTATGACCATGCTATCTCGTATCTTAGGTCTGGTGCGCGATGTCGTATTGTTAGGCGTCTTTGGCGCTGGTGGTCTGATGGATGCCTTTTTGGTCGCCTTCAAAATTCCAAACTTTTTGCGGCGTCTGTTTGCAGAAGGTGCCTTTAGTCAAGCCTTTGTCCCTGTACTGTCCGAATACAAAGAAAAATATAGTTTGCAGCAGGTACAAATCTTAGTCAGTCGTACTTCAGGCGCTCTGTTGTTAATTTTGTCGATGCTTACTGTGGTTGTTATTTTAATGGCACCGTGGGTCGTAACTTTATTCGCGCCCGGTTTTGCGGATCAACCAGGTAAGTTTGCTATTACCGCTGAATTACTGCGTCTGACCTTTCCTTATTTGCTATTTATTTCTATGACCGCCTTTGCCAGTGGCATTTTACAAAGCTACGGACGCTTTGCTGCGCCTGCTTTTGCACCCGTGTTATTGAACCTATGTATGATTGGTGGCGCACTAATTTTTGCCCCTATGTTCGATGTTCCTATCATGGCGCTAGGCTATGCAGTCGCTATCGCAGGATTGTTGCAATTCTTACTACAGCTGCCTCAGCTATGGCAACAAAAGCTGCTGGTCGCACCCAAGGTCGACTTTCAGCATGAAGGCGTTCGCCGTATTTTAAAACTCATGCTGCCTGCTATCTTTGGCGTCTCTGTCACTCAGATTAATCTGCTGCTCAATACCATTTTTGCGTCATTGATGATTGGCGGTTCGGTTTCTTGGCTGTATGCCGCAGAGCGTATGAGTGAGCTGCCATTAGGCTTGATTGGCGTGGCAATCGGTACAGTCATTTTGCCAAGCTTGTCAAAGAGTGAGGCGCAAAAAGACGATGTTAGTTTTAAAAAAACCATCGATTGGGCGGCACGCTTAATCATTTTAGTCGGTGTTCCGGCATCAGCAGCGTTGTTTATACTTGCCGATGTACTGATGCAAGCACTGTTTTTGCGCGGTGAATTTACCTTACGCGATGCGCAGATGAGTTCGCTCGCATTACGTAGTATGGCTGGTGGTATTTTAGGCTTTATGCTTATTAAAATCTTTGCCCCTGCTTTTTTTGCCCGTCAAGACACCAGAACACCTGTAAAAATCGGTATCATTTCTGTCTTTGCCAACATGATTTTTAGTGTCATTTTCATCGGTATATTTTATTTCTTAGAGATTCCGCTACATGGCGGCTTGGCCTTAGCAACCACAGGCGCGGCCTTTGTTAACGCAGGCTTATTATATTACTTCTTACATAAACGTGATATTTTCCGCTTTGGCAGCCATTGGAAGAAACTATTCACCCAGTTTGCGATTGCGACCAGCGCTATGATTGGCGTACTTTATGTCATGCTGCCTTATTTCCCTAGCGATGATGCTCAATGGCGACGTATCGCCGCTTTGCTCATTATGTGTGCCGTAGGGGCGCTGGTTTATGGCGTGGTATTACTAGCCACTGGTTTCCGTCCGCGCCAGCTAAAGCATGGTTAA
- a CDS encoding Lnb N-terminal periplasmic domain-containing protein produces the protein MSLKPNFLSVDCTLTTMSQRARLPLAIAGLLLSAQTQAFLPTPASLVTTGALAPTSQAAAIANNTPNNDAPEDTQGLEKSNAEQLLAKWREQATTQNLAQHTTWRRLLYFFDDQKNLIGKKKDTSMVDEADFFLSENGQHDSAAELDALLVALANEVATTNNRTVKKNTANNSVLCRFPARVQWLTNTLDIDKAALQVDCPALNEWMQKIAPEQLSIMFAQEYLDNPLSAFAHTLLRIDSKASVADPSQIHHSIALNYTVGGNPKDNFVVYAVKSMTGRYDNLIEIDPYPEKLAKYLQKDERDAWTYQLDLTPAEVQQIMLHVWETKDLKLPYYFTTDNCASEILRLIDVVRPQQHLLSRLPYAVIPSDVVQLLDDEGLLASTNYTPSDSTLRQSQLNKVKEQREQFGYHNSAKQTINEIKSAQLNAVSSMSADGQTLLQPNIAVSDNNPIDRHPLQLAHIGLGQRGDNNYIDLGLRAGYHDTLDRPSGLPQFFDLEGASATLRLYDTDNDTANQPNSVVLQNVTLIRGRSFNPVNSAKKGKTWGASIEATRVNDGSQQDGRDHLVGSLGYESGWSWAFGTPRTGTGEMPPQLCYTFLSGTAQAGRGINKGFRVGAGVNAGCRYQINNQLRAQAELQLPYWYHGSSDESNSRGHYWQPISTLGLQYDIDKKQALRINANYEWQDRVDANEDVQLSYRRYF, from the coding sequence ATGTCTCTAAAGCCTAATTTTTTATCTGTAGATTGTACCCTAACTACTATGAGTCAACGAGCACGTTTACCACTTGCTATTGCAGGATTGCTACTCTCTGCACAAACGCAAGCTTTTTTGCCAACCCCAGCATCATTAGTAACGACAGGGGCATTGGCGCCTACGTCGCAAGCTGCTGCAATCGCTAATAATACGCCAAATAATGACGCTCCAGAAGATACTCAAGGGCTAGAAAAAAGCAACGCTGAGCAATTATTAGCCAAGTGGCGTGAGCAAGCAACAACACAAAATTTAGCCCAACATACGACATGGCGACGTTTGTTATATTTCTTTGATGATCAAAAGAATTTGATTGGTAAGAAAAAAGACACCAGCATGGTTGATGAAGCTGACTTTTTTTTAAGTGAGAATGGACAGCATGATTCAGCTGCCGAGCTTGATGCATTACTCGTCGCTCTCGCTAATGAGGTAGCGACAACGAATAACCGTACTGTTAAAAAAAATACTGCTAATAATTCGGTATTATGTCGTTTTCCAGCCCGCGTACAATGGCTGACCAATACATTAGACATTGATAAGGCGGCACTACAAGTTGACTGTCCAGCGCTTAATGAGTGGATGCAGAAGATCGCCCCCGAGCAGCTATCTATCATGTTTGCCCAAGAATATTTAGACAACCCTTTATCGGCCTTTGCTCATACTTTATTGCGTATCGACTCAAAAGCAAGTGTGGCAGATCCGAGCCAAATTCATCATTCGATTGCGTTGAATTATACGGTTGGTGGTAATCCAAAAGACAATTTTGTGGTGTATGCCGTCAAGTCAATGACTGGCCGCTATGATAATTTGATAGAAATCGATCCTTATCCAGAAAAGCTTGCCAAGTATCTGCAAAAAGATGAGCGTGATGCATGGACGTATCAATTGGATTTGACACCAGCGGAAGTGCAGCAGATTATGTTGCACGTTTGGGAAACCAAAGATTTAAAATTGCCGTATTACTTCACCACTGATAACTGCGCGTCTGAGATTTTACGCTTAATTGATGTGGTGCGACCGCAGCAGCATTTATTAAGTCGTCTACCTTATGCGGTTATTCCCTCAGATGTCGTGCAATTACTTGATGATGAGGGCTTACTCGCCAGCACCAACTATACTCCTTCTGATAGTACTTTACGCCAATCACAGTTGAATAAGGTCAAAGAGCAGCGTGAGCAATTCGGCTATCACAACAGCGCAAAACAGACGATCAATGAGATTAAATCTGCCCAACTTAATGCGGTTTCGAGCATGTCAGCTGATGGACAGACGTTATTGCAGCCTAATATAGCGGTATCAGATAATAATCCAATAGATAGACATCCGCTGCAACTGGCTCATATTGGACTAGGGCAGCGCGGTGATAATAACTATATCGATTTGGGCTTAAGAGCGGGCTACCATGATACTCTCGACCGTCCCTCAGGATTACCACAGTTTTTTGATTTAGAAGGCGCATCTGCGACTTTGCGCCTGTACGACACCGATAATGACACAGCCAATCAGCCAAACAGTGTGGTTTTGCAAAATGTGACATTGATTCGTGGGCGCTCATTTAATCCGGTCAATTCTGCCAAAAAAGGCAAAACGTGGGGCGCCAGCATCGAGGCGACGCGTGTGAATGATGGCTCCCAGCAAGACGGTCGCGATCATTTAGTTGGGAGCTTGGGCTATGAATCAGGTTGGTCATGGGCATTTGGTACGCCTCGCACAGGTACAGGCGAGATGCCGCCGCAGCTATGCTATACCTTTTTGTCCGGCACAGCGCAAGCAGGGCGCGGTATCAATAAAGGCTTTCGCGTTGGTGCTGGCGTGAATGCAGGCTGTCGTTATCAGATTAACAATCAGTTACGCGCGCAGGCTGAATTGCAACTGCCATATTGGTATCATGGCAGCAGTGATGAGTCTAATTCCCGTGGTCATTATTGGCAGCCGATATCGACATTAGGGCTGCAGTACGATATCGATAAAAAACAAGCATTACGCATTAATGCCAACTACGAATGGCAAGATCGTGTTGATGCCAATGAAGATGTACAGCTGTCGTACAGACGCTATTTTTAA
- the murG gene encoding undecaprenyldiphospho-muramoylpentapeptide beta-N-acetylglucosaminyltransferase, giving the protein MKAPHILMMAAGTGGHVFPALAVAEELTQRGAVIHWLGTPNGMENGLVAPTGYPFHAIEMQGLRGKGIGRLLKLPVTLLSATMAVIKVIRSNQIDIVVGFGGYVTAPGGIAARLTNTPLIIHEQNAIAGMSNRYLSKIATKVLQAFEDTFANSAQDAKLETVGNPVRNAITGVSEPTVRYDVNDNSPLKLLVVGGSLGAQALNDTVPKALVLLNQPFEVRHQCGRNNEAATQAAYDEQDLSMHKFVVQSFIDDMAAAYNWADIIVCRAGALTVTEIQNVGIAAIFVPLPHAVDDHQTANARTLTSHDAAILLPQSELTAQRLSNELAALNREKCLAMAKKGHALANRSASQQVADIIWQTL; this is encoded by the coding sequence ATGAAAGCACCGCATATATTAATGATGGCCGCGGGTACTGGCGGGCATGTGTTCCCAGCGCTGGCAGTGGCTGAGGAATTGACTCAGCGTGGTGCGGTTATTCATTGGCTAGGAACGCCAAATGGTATGGAAAATGGCTTGGTTGCACCGACTGGTTATCCTTTTCATGCGATTGAGATGCAGGGTTTACGCGGTAAAGGAATCGGGCGTTTATTGAAGTTGCCAGTGACTTTATTATCAGCGACGATGGCAGTTATAAAGGTGATTCGTAGTAATCAAATTGACATAGTTGTCGGTTTCGGTGGTTATGTGACAGCGCCTGGCGGCATCGCTGCACGTCTGACCAATACGCCTCTGATTATCCATGAACAAAATGCCATTGCAGGCATGAGTAATCGCTACCTATCCAAGATTGCAACCAAGGTACTGCAAGCATTTGAGGATACCTTTGCCAATAGTGCACAGGATGCTAAGCTTGAAACGGTGGGTAACCCAGTACGCAATGCTATCACTGGTGTCTCTGAACCAACGGTGCGTTATGATGTTAATGACAACTCACCGCTCAAATTGTTGGTGGTGGGTGGCTCACTTGGTGCACAAGCCTTAAACGACACTGTGCCAAAAGCGCTGGTATTGCTCAATCAGCCTTTTGAAGTGCGTCACCAATGCGGGCGTAACAATGAGGCTGCCACACAAGCGGCTTACGATGAGCAAGACTTGAGTATGCACAAGTTTGTGGTACAGTCTTTTATCGACGATATGGCCGCCGCTTATAATTGGGCAGATATTATTGTTTGCCGAGCAGGCGCATTGACGGTTACGGAAATCCAGAACGTTGGTATTGCCGCAATTTTTGTACCGCTGCCGCATGCGGTAGATGACCATCAGACTGCTAATGCCCGCACTTTAACCTCACACGATGCGGCGATTTTGTTACCGCAGTCTGAGTTGACAGCACAGCGTTTGAGCAATGAGCTTGCTGCCCTTAATCGAGAGAAGTGCCTAGCGATGGCCAAAAAAGGCCATGCCCTTGCCAATCGAAGTGCGAGCCAGCAAGTTGCTGATATTATCTGGCAAACGCTGTAG
- the ampD gene encoding 1,6-anhydro-N-acetylmuramyl-L-alanine amidase AmpD, with protein MSITPTTINDGRLSAATYLASPNCNLRPTDMSIDTIVIHNISLPPSEFGASDADGIHYVKALFTNQLDWEAHPYFQTIKGAEVSAHLFIERDGTITQFVNFNERAWHAGRSSYLGRPECNDYSIGIELEGSDFVSFTAAQYEALAKVICAIYAAYPKTRRHLTGHSDIAPGRKTDPGDYFEWARLREMVAALSK; from the coding sequence ATGTCCATAACACCAACAACGATTAACGATGGCAGATTATCGGCAGCCACCTATCTTGCATCACCAAACTGCAATCTGCGACCAACAGATATGAGTATTGACACTATTGTTATTCATAATATCAGCCTACCGCCGAGCGAGTTCGGAGCGTCTGATGCTGACGGCATTCATTACGTTAAAGCATTATTTACCAATCAGCTAGACTGGGAGGCGCATCCCTATTTTCAAACGATTAAAGGCGCAGAGGTTTCAGCTCACTTATTTATCGAGCGTGATGGCACGATTACTCAGTTTGTCAATTTTAATGAGCGTGCGTGGCATGCTGGACGCTCTAGCTACTTGGGTCGCCCTGAATGTAATGATTATAGCATTGGTATTGAGCTTGAAGGGTCTGATTTTGTGTCCTTCACCGCCGCACAATATGAGGCACTTGCAAAAGTGATCTGTGCCATTTATGCCGCCTACCCCAAAACTCGTCGTCATCTGACAGGTCATAGCGACATTGCCCCCGGTCGCAAAACGGATCCCGGTGATTATTTTGAATGGGCAAGATTGCGTGAGATGGTCGCCGCTCTATCAAAATAA
- the pyrE gene encoding orotate phosphoribosyltransferase — protein sequence MLNASIPNAQHPSFSSHQFIQLALDNQVLKFGEFVLKSGRISPYFFNAGLLASGEMLSLLACGYADALAEQVAASHNGTDEQELVIFGAAYKGIPFVAATAQALWIHHGINAKWGYNRKEAKTHGEGGNLVGADVSGKAVWVLDDVITAGTAMREVVEILEQAGASVAGIIVALDRKEKGQAEHSAIQELASTLEVPVRALVDIDDLISYLADDHGVQSGQHKDATQLAKMQHYRAQYGV from the coding sequence ATGCTTAATGCCTCAATACCTAATGCGCAACACCCTTCTTTCTCCTCACACCAATTTATCCAACTGGCTTTAGACAATCAAGTTCTCAAATTTGGCGAGTTTGTCCTCAAGTCTGGTCGCATCAGTCCGTATTTTTTTAATGCAGGCTTGCTGGCGTCGGGTGAGATGTTGTCGTTGCTCGCGTGTGGTTATGCTGATGCCTTGGCTGAGCAAGTGGCTGCTAGTCATAACGGTACAGATGAGCAGGAGCTGGTGATCTTTGGGGCAGCGTATAAGGGTATTCCTTTTGTGGCAGCAACTGCGCAAGCCTTATGGATTCATCATGGTATCAATGCTAAGTGGGGCTATAATCGTAAAGAAGCCAAAACTCATGGCGAAGGTGGCAACTTAGTAGGCGCTGACGTTAGTGGTAAAGCAGTCTGGGTACTCGATGATGTCATTACCGCTGGTACGGCGATGCGCGAAGTGGTTGAGATTTTAGAGCAAGCAGGCGCTAGCGTTGCTGGTATTATCGTTGCCCTTGACCGTAAAGAAAAAGGTCAGGCTGAGCATTCTGCTATTCAAGAGTTGGCGTCGACATTAGAGGTACCAGTGCGCGCACTTGTCGATATCGATGATTTAATCAGTTATTTGGCAGATGACCATGGCGTACAAAGCGGTCAGCATAAAGACGCGACCCAACTTGCCAAGATGCAACATTATCGCGCGCAGTACGGCGTATAG
- a CDS encoding GNAT family N-acetyltransferase has protein sequence MPVAALNAVPAVLLEHYLTDEFVVQRASRDDLSKILAIYNQTIAGKQATANLTPVTCEERADWFDEHINSPTRPIYVVKAMHKTTQNSAEAGTATIVAWGSFSDLYARPAYHISTEISIYLHQDYHGQGLGSLLTCWMLTQAPSLGIHNVIALIFAHNQPSLGLFRKLGFEQWGYMPKVCDMQGFIADVVMLGKPVSSD, from the coding sequence ATGCCCGTTGCTGCCTTAAATGCTGTGCCAGCTGTTTTGTTAGAACACTATCTCACTGATGAGTTTGTCGTGCAGCGTGCAAGTAGAGACGACTTGTCAAAGATTTTGGCGATTTACAATCAGACTATTGCAGGTAAGCAAGCCACTGCCAATCTTACCCCAGTGACTTGTGAAGAGCGTGCAGATTGGTTTGATGAGCATATAAATAGTCCGACGCGTCCTATTTATGTCGTAAAAGCGATGCATAAGACCACGCAAAATTCAGCAGAAGCAGGGACAGCAACAATCGTTGCATGGGGTAGCTTTAGCGATTTATATGCACGACCGGCTTATCATATCAGCACTGAGATTAGTATCTACTTGCATCAGGATTATCACGGTCAAGGGTTGGGCAGCTTATTGACATGCTGGATGTTGACACAAGCGCCAAGCCTAGGCATTCATAATGTGATCGCGCTTATTTTTGCGCACAATCAGCCAAGCTTAGGATTGTTCCGTAAGCTTGGTTTTGAGCAATGGGGATATATGCCAAAAGTGTGTGATATGCAAGGCTTTATCGCTGATGTTGTGATGCTTGGCAAGCCAGTGTCGTCAGATTAA